Proteins from a single region of Mucilaginibacter daejeonensis:
- a CDS encoding glycoside hydrolase family 15 protein produces MKQPDISSLAVISDRHTCALLDKDGTISWYCPGAFDRAAVLSSLIDEQKGGYWQMGCERQAFVKRRFIGRSSVLQTYFHVEEEILELTDLMPVGMNFRGICRKISAAPDTVFGELRLAADYGSDSVTLESISPFIIELPTEGMWLHCSHPLQLKGETINFQIPTGDPSWIALIDSPVFDEDILEDALRTTLRGWERIAEHIDHHGPFQEQVQNSLRALQQMVYEPTGGIIAAPTTGLPEVIGGERNYDYRFVWMRDAALITSSLVGLKTDGQVERAFMSFVSGAMKKNDRSHVSCFYSIDGSIVKNNRNLPLAGYKQSRPLMEGNTAADQFQLDAEASILLACGAIYAKTGERPEWETVEAIADLICKNWERKDNGIWEEEQVQHYTSSKALAARALEVMAPYQENKETADRWLHNAGLIRNFIKENCLTSYGAYAVHAGSEDVDIACALFAPFGFDNANSNYMQKTVAAIEEHYCDNGLYRRHLLEFDSQKEGVFLAASCWMAHHYALAGNVTKARSILECVQGCANDLGYLSEEFDMNDHTMLGNFPQTFVHSSFICAVNGLTDSAQ; encoded by the coding sequence ATGAAACAACCCGATATCTCTTCGCTGGCAGTGATCAGCGACAGACATACCTGTGCCCTGCTGGATAAAGATGGAACGATCAGCTGGTATTGCCCCGGTGCTTTTGACCGCGCTGCTGTTCTGTCTTCCCTGATCGATGAACAAAAAGGTGGCTACTGGCAGATGGGATGTGAGCGCCAGGCATTCGTAAAAAGAAGATTTATCGGCCGAAGCAGTGTGCTTCAAACCTATTTTCATGTCGAGGAAGAGATACTTGAACTAACAGATCTTATGCCGGTAGGCATGAATTTTAGAGGCATATGCCGCAAGATCTCTGCTGCGCCGGATACGGTATTTGGTGAGCTTAGGCTGGCAGCCGACTATGGATCGGATTCGGTGACTTTGGAAAGCATATCACCATTCATCATCGAGTTGCCCACTGAGGGTATGTGGCTTCATTGCTCCCATCCGCTTCAATTAAAAGGCGAAACGATCAATTTCCAGATCCCAACCGGCGACCCTTCATGGATAGCATTGATCGATAGCCCGGTATTTGACGAAGATATCTTGGAAGATGCATTAAGGACCACGCTACGTGGCTGGGAAAGGATAGCAGAACACATTGACCACCATGGACCTTTTCAGGAGCAAGTACAAAATTCTTTACGGGCATTACAGCAGATGGTTTACGAGCCGACAGGCGGTATCATTGCCGCGCCTACTACAGGTCTTCCTGAGGTGATCGGTGGTGAGCGCAATTACGACTACCGTTTTGTATGGATGAGGGATGCAGCGCTGATCACTTCGTCACTGGTAGGGCTCAAAACCGACGGACAAGTGGAGCGTGCATTCATGTCGTTCGTTTCCGGAGCCATGAAAAAGAATGATCGATCTCACGTTTCCTGTTTTTATAGTATCGATGGCTCCATCGTAAAAAACAACCGGAATTTGCCTCTAGCCGGATATAAGCAAAGCCGCCCATTAATGGAAGGCAATACTGCTGCGGATCAGTTCCAGCTTGATGCTGAGGCCAGCATTTTACTGGCATGCGGCGCCATTTATGCTAAAACAGGTGAACGGCCCGAGTGGGAAACAGTGGAAGCCATAGCTGATCTTATATGCAAAAATTGGGAACGGAAAGACAATGGTATATGGGAAGAAGAACAAGTCCAGCATTATACCTCGAGCAAAGCATTGGCTGCACGTGCCTTAGAGGTGATGGCACCATACCAAGAAAATAAAGAGACAGCAGATCGTTGGTTACATAATGCCGGACTTATACGGAACTTTATTAAGGAAAATTGCCTGACCAGCTACGGCGCCTACGCGGTACATGCTGGTTCTGAAGATGTGGATATCGCCTGCGCGCTGTTCGCGCCGTTCGGTTTCGATAACGCGAACAGCAATTATATGCAAAAGACCGTTGCTGCTATAGAAGAACATTATTGCGATAACGGTCTGTATCGCCGGCATTTGCTCGAGTTCGATTCGCAGAAGGAGGGCGTATTTTTAGCTGCAAGCTGTTGGATGGCGCATCATTATGCCTTAGCGGGTAATGTTACGAAAGCCAGATCCATTCTTGAGTGCGTACAAGGCTGCGCTAACGACCTCG
- a CDS encoding SDR family oxidoreductase has translation MSETTKKLENPAGKYPAPPFERQPQEAPGLASKMKPLPDHGEESYKGSGRLQGRKALITGGDSGIGRATAIAYAREGADVAINYLPEEQADADEVIALIEAAGRKGYAIPGDITEPEFCKTLVATAVEKLGGLDILVNNAGRQQAIDSILDITEDGFDATIKTNIYAPFWITKAALPHLPEGSAIIATTSVQAYDPSENLFDYAQTKAANVAYVKSLAKQLGSKGIRVNGVAPGPVWTPLQVSGGQPQDAIEKFGSVTPLGRPGQPAELASIFVQLADADASYATGQVYGAAGGNGHP, from the coding sequence ATGTCAGAGACCACGAAAAAATTAGAGAACCCGGCAGGTAAGTATCCTGCCCCACCTTTTGAAAGACAACCTCAAGAAGCACCTGGGCTGGCTTCAAAAATGAAACCGCTGCCCGACCATGGCGAAGAAAGCTATAAAGGTTCTGGCCGCTTGCAGGGAAGAAAAGCACTGATCACCGGTGGCGACTCCGGTATCGGCCGTGCCACAGCTATCGCTTATGCGCGCGAAGGCGCCGACGTGGCCATCAATTACTTACCTGAAGAGCAAGCGGATGCTGATGAAGTAATCGCGCTGATCGAAGCAGCAGGACGAAAAGGATATGCCATTCCAGGTGACATAACCGAGCCTGAATTTTGCAAAACATTGGTAGCAACTGCAGTTGAAAAACTTGGCGGACTGGATATATTAGTGAATAACGCTGGTCGTCAGCAAGCTATTGACTCCATATTGGATATCACAGAAGATGGTTTTGATGCGACCATTAAAACTAACATATACGCACCTTTCTGGATCACCAAAGCGGCGCTGCCACACCTGCCTGAGGGTTCGGCCATCATCGCCACTACTTCTGTGCAGGCATATGACCCATCAGAGAACTTATTTGATTATGCCCAAACCAAAGCGGCCAACGTGGCCTATGTCAAATCATTAGCCAAGCAATTAGGTTCCAAAGGGATCCGTGTGAATGGCGTAGCGCCCGGCCCGGTATGGACACCTTTGCAGGTAAGTGGTGGTCAACCACAGGACGCCATCGAAAAATTTGGTTCAGTGACCCCGTTAGGTCGCCCTGGACAACCGGCAGAGCTGGCATCCATATTTGTGCAACTGGCTGATGCTGATGCAAGCTACGCTACCGGCCAGGTATATGGTGCAGCAGGCGGCAATGGCCATCCATAA
- a CDS encoding PepSY-associated TM helix domain-containing protein, protein MTTGFWNGQCLWQELILEHQPVLRIFDNICSKISKVVIKNYNDANMHVILESKPDPKASFGGSGKVIYRVRDQQVVLEKSPVKSSGYVEQVKSAIYHLHFGDLGGRPLRVIYFVLGTMGCLVIISGILIWLVARDKSNVAPHKRAFNLWTANIFMASCLSMLPVTAFTMISLKFIAKPTQADIYHLYFYAWLVLSVYFIVRKKLNITNNQTLVLSAVLCMAVPIVDGITCGNWFWHTFSIGASDILFIDVLFCSLSLLCIVVLVKMKAHQAKGGSLADRMITAKPANVPA, encoded by the coding sequence ATGACCACAGGGTTTTGGAATGGTCAATGTTTATGGCAAGAACTTATACTGGAACATCAACCAGTACTTAGAATATTCGATAATATTTGTAGCAAGATCAGTAAAGTTGTCATCAAAAATTACAACGATGCCAACATGCACGTCATCCTCGAATCCAAGCCGGATCCTAAGGCAAGCTTCGGCGGTTCAGGAAAGGTCATTTACCGTGTCCGCGATCAGCAGGTCGTTTTGGAAAAGTCGCCGGTCAAAAGTTCCGGCTACGTGGAGCAGGTCAAAAGTGCGATCTATCATCTTCACTTCGGTGATCTCGGCGGGAGGCCGTTACGAGTGATCTATTTCGTATTGGGAACCATGGGTTGCCTGGTGATCATTTCCGGGATATTGATCTGGCTCGTAGCGCGCGACAAAAGCAACGTTGCACCCCATAAGCGAGCGTTCAATTTATGGACAGCAAACATATTCATGGCGAGTTGCCTAAGTATGCTACCGGTCACAGCCTTTACAATGATCAGTTTAAAATTCATCGCCAAACCAACGCAAGCAGATATCTATCACCTTTACTTTTATGCGTGGCTGGTGCTGTCGGTCTATTTTATCGTCAGAAAAAAACTCAATATCACGAATAACCAAACGCTTGTCCTGTCTGCTGTGCTTTGTATGGCGGTACCTATAGTGGACGGTATCACATGCGGGAATTGGTTCTGGCACACATTCTCTATCGGCGCATCAGATATCCTGTTCATCGATGTGTTGTTTTGCTCTTTATCACTGCTATGTATCGTAGTGCTCGTAAAAATGAAAGCTCATCAAGCGAAGGGTGGTAGTTTGGCCGATAGAATGATCACTGCAAAACCTGCAAATGTTCCCGCTTAA
- a CDS encoding helix-turn-helix domain-containing protein, translated as MAQRSVIPVSKFGNEPVSIERFSFSDLPELGDWQQPERHDRHSFFLMEQGTVTLEIDFTKSEVVAPAVVYMHPDQVHRILAFSHVQAVAWALTDEQLGTGYLNQLQSAAPEFLDEASFDLMQQLAEVCLKMKEPALKPALLALVSLVIEKLSAKQASGRFEVITHSFRKALESHYLTAKRPADYASFLNISVAYLNECVKNTTGLSVSHHIQQRVILEAKRLLVHSDLSVKEIASYLGYDDHPYFVRLFAKVAGKSALAFKNRD; from the coding sequence ATGGCTCAAAGATCTGTCATTCCGGTAAGTAAGTTTGGAAATGAACCTGTAAGTATCGAACGGTTCTCGTTCAGCGACCTACCTGAGCTGGGCGACTGGCAGCAACCTGAGCGCCATGACCGGCACAGCTTTTTCTTGATGGAACAAGGGACCGTTACGTTGGAGATCGATTTTACGAAGTCCGAGGTGGTGGCACCGGCGGTGGTGTATATGCATCCTGACCAGGTCCACCGCATTTTAGCGTTCAGCCATGTGCAGGCAGTGGCTTGGGCCTTAACCGATGAGCAGTTGGGTACGGGCTATTTGAACCAGCTGCAAAGTGCCGCACCGGAGTTTTTAGATGAGGCCAGCTTTGACTTGATGCAGCAATTAGCAGAAGTGTGCTTGAAAATGAAAGAACCTGCTTTGAAGCCAGCTTTGCTTGCTTTGGTGTCTTTGGTAATAGAAAAGCTCAGTGCCAAGCAGGCAAGCGGTCGGTTTGAGGTGATCACCCACTCTTTCAGGAAGGCTTTGGAGAGTCATTATCTGACCGCAAAACGACCGGCTGACTATGCGTCCTTTTTGAATATTTCAGTAGCTTACTTGAACGAATGTGTTAAGAACACTACAGGCTTATCAGTGTCGCATCATATTCAGCAAAGAGTGATCTTGGAGGCCAAACGCCTGCTGGTACATTCGGACCTGTCCGTCAAGGAGATCGCCTCGTATTTAGGTTATGATGATCATCCATACTTTGTGCGCTTATTTGCCAAAGTGGCCGGTAAAAGTGCACTTGCATTCAAAAACCGCGATTAG
- a CDS encoding FAD-dependent monooxygenase yields MRTALIAGASFAGLCTAYWLKQLNYEVTVVEISKDLKRGGTPVNIMGDTINIMKQMGLFEKIKEQALPMRGMSFVNSAGDIVGTMPRDENEEYEIERDTLLEMLYDLVRSDVRFGTSVNDMGSAYDLIVGCDGLHSAVRKRYFGPESDYVKYLGVHFSISIVPELLIPEFTTEMYQESGKTIMLNAYNGKTDICFCFRSNEIAYDHRNEAQMRELIKQAFTNVGWRSQELLVRIEQAESFYFDKLCQTHMPSWSKGNVVLVGDAAYCPSPAAGRGGSLAIDGAYALYQALLKNDLNSYENFRPFIDRIQADVLEDGLPMLVRL; encoded by the coding sequence ATGAGAACAGCATTGATCGCAGGCGCCAGTTTTGCAGGGCTTTGTACCGCTTACTGGCTCAAACAATTAAATTACGAAGTTACCGTAGTGGAGATCAGTAAAGATCTGAAACGAGGGGGCACACCCGTTAACATTATGGGCGATACCATTAACATCATGAAGCAGATGGGTTTGTTCGAAAAGATCAAAGAACAGGCTCTACCTATGAGGGGAATGAGCTTTGTGAACAGTGCCGGTGATATCGTTGGCACCATGCCTCGCGATGAGAATGAAGAGTACGAGATAGAGCGCGATACATTGCTAGAGATGCTTTATGACCTTGTGAGATCCGATGTCAGGTTCGGCACCAGTGTCAATGATATGGGTAGCGCTTATGATCTGATCGTTGGGTGCGATGGTTTACATTCCGCCGTACGTAAAAGATATTTTGGTCCGGAGAGCGACTATGTCAAATACTTGGGCGTTCACTTTTCCATCAGCATTGTGCCCGAATTGTTGATCCCAGAATTTACGACCGAGATGTACCAGGAATCCGGCAAAACCATTATGCTCAACGCCTATAATGGCAAGACCGACATCTGCTTTTGCTTTCGTTCAAACGAGATCGCTTATGATCACCGCAATGAGGCACAGATGCGCGAACTTATTAAACAGGCATTCACAAATGTTGGCTGGCGTAGCCAGGAACTGCTGGTACGTATAGAGCAGGCAGAAAGCTTTTATTTTGATAAACTTTGCCAAACCCACATGCCGAGCTGGAGCAAAGGTAATGTGGTATTGGTTGGTGATGCCGCTTATTGTCCGTCGCCCGCTGCAGGGCGTGGTGGCTCGCTGGCTATTGACGGTGCATACGCGCTGTACCAGGCTTTACTCAAAAATGACCTCAACAGTTATGAAAACTTCCGCCCATTCATTGATCGGATCCAAGCAGACGTATTAGAAGATGGCTTACCAATGCTTGTCAGGCTTTAA
- a CDS encoding redoxin family protein — MKYLLKYLMVSLLLFTEAGSAVAQQAVNITPQRPKRGDEIIVTYHAGEAGSKIPANINELTLVFTYSTFYELPYRLPMQKVNGVWTAKFKVPRYATYATFYLESGDVKDKPSDSKHFEIIIYNGDKRVKSGYLHEAYSLSAQMGRSANLPALQKELYERELQNYPDNYEAQVRLYASEIASAKTPAEKGKLLTMAHRFIKNRMDQAPTVMGNLNSVTMGYLILGETSRVDSVHQVIMQKYPNSDAAKDFLSSALAKEKDTLKRITALENGIRTGGRKSGEGRSAMHDQLFELYAAQKRPAEALANARILARDTSPYRARTLKSIAETLTQNHLAPDTALKYAREAMQIADQYPVGIIRFFPEYGYIPGYVADSVRAKQIGMVKAQLLSLMAVNYQYKGQTAQAKKDAEAAAASDDKVTLTNVAYVLAQQEENEKAHQAYWRILLKEPGDSASLAGARRTYIAYKGSDNGYTEKLRELSEIQARQMIALVKKQMLNLKGPELLKIVDLKGTPLDPDKIKGKIVVMDFWATWCVPCMEELPYLQKVYERYKDNPDVVFMVINSGARNTLEDARKWALKNGRYTFPLYYNGDPDIGEKVGFTVIPTLAVLDKNGKMQFRTIGFEGEILERKLTAEIDVLLQ, encoded by the coding sequence ATGAAGTATCTATTAAAATATTTGATGGTCTCACTGCTGCTATTTACAGAAGCCGGCTCTGCCGTTGCGCAGCAAGCAGTAAATATTACGCCGCAAAGACCTAAACGCGGCGATGAGATCATTGTGACCTATCATGCTGGTGAGGCCGGGAGTAAGATCCCGGCCAATATCAATGAATTGACCTTGGTGTTTACTTACTCTACTTTTTACGAATTGCCCTACCGCCTGCCTATGCAAAAGGTCAATGGCGTATGGACGGCGAAGTTCAAAGTACCCCGCTATGCTACTTATGCTACCTTTTACCTGGAAAGCGGTGATGTGAAGGACAAACCTTCAGATAGCAAACATTTTGAGATCATCATTTACAATGGAGATAAACGGGTAAAAAGCGGTTACCTGCATGAGGCCTATAGCCTGAGCGCACAAATGGGACGATCCGCCAACCTACCGGCCTTACAAAAAGAGTTGTACGAGCGCGAACTACAGAACTATCCGGACAATTATGAGGCTCAGGTTCGTTTATACGCAAGCGAGATCGCCAGTGCCAAAACACCTGCTGAGAAAGGAAAACTACTTACCATGGCGCACCGTTTCATCAAAAATAGAATGGATCAGGCACCTACGGTAATGGGGAACTTGAACTCGGTCACCATGGGTTATCTTATTTTAGGTGAGACCAGCCGCGTGGACTCCGTTCATCAGGTGATCATGCAAAAATACCCCAACTCTGACGCTGCAAAAGATTTCCTTTCATCGGCGCTCGCTAAAGAAAAGGATACACTCAAAAGAATAACTGCCTTGGAGAACGGGATCAGAACAGGTGGCCGCAAAAGTGGTGAAGGCAGATCTGCTATGCATGACCAGTTATTTGAGCTTTATGCCGCACAAAAGCGACCGGCCGAAGCGCTGGCCAATGCACGTATCCTCGCCAGAGATACAAGTCCTTACCGGGCCCGTACGCTTAAGAGTATCGCTGAAACACTCACCCAGAACCACCTTGCTCCGGATACCGCACTAAAGTACGCCAGGGAGGCAATGCAGATAGCCGACCAGTATCCGGTGGGCATCATAAGGTTCTTTCCTGAATATGGGTATATCCCGGGTTACGTTGCTGATAGTGTAAGGGCAAAACAGATCGGTATGGTGAAAGCCCAGCTTCTGTCGCTCATGGCGGTCAACTACCAATACAAAGGTCAAACAGCACAGGCAAAAAAGGACGCCGAGGCAGCAGCAGCGTCTGACGATAAGGTGACGCTGACTAATGTAGCCTACGTTCTTGCCCAGCAGGAGGAGAATGAGAAGGCACACCAGGCCTACTGGCGTATACTGCTCAAGGAGCCGGGAGACAGCGCCTCACTTGCCGGCGCAAGGAGAACCTACATCGCTTATAAAGGCTCAGACAACGGTTACACTGAAAAGCTGCGAGAGTTATCAGAGATACAGGCAAGGCAAATGATAGCATTGGTAAAAAAGCAGATGCTGAACCTGAAAGGTCCGGAATTGCTGAAGATCGTTGACCTTAAGGGCACCCCTCTTGACCCGGATAAGATAAAGGGAAAGATCGTTGTTATGGACTTTTGGGCCACATGGTGCGTACCCTGTATGGAAGAGTTGCCTTACCTGCAAAAAGTGTATGAGCGTTACAAAGACAACCCAGATGTAGTTTTTATGGTGATCAACAGCGGTGCACGCAATACGCTTGAGGACGCACGTAAATGGGCGCTAAAGAACGGTCGTTACACCTTTCCGCTGTACTACAACGGTGACCCGGACATTGGCGAAAAGGTAGGGTTTACCGTTATTCCAACGCTGGCGGTACTTGATAAAAATGGCAAGATGCAGTTCAGGACCATCGGCTTTGAAGGCGAGATCTTAGAGCGTAAATTAACTGCCGAGATAGACGTATTACTACAGTGA